In the genome of Rhodoferax sp. BAB1, one region contains:
- a CDS encoding inositol monophosphatase family protein, with the protein MSSPNLHPMLNVAIKAARAAGAIINRAALDVEAVRVSQKQVNDFVTEVDHASEETIIETLLTAYPGHAIWGEETGRTRGAQDSDHVWIIDPLDGTTNFIHGFPVYCVSIALAVKGKVEQAVIYDPSRNDLFTATKGRGAYMNERRIRVSKRTQLSQCLISTGFPFRQGDNFPAYLAMMSDVMQRTAGLRRPGAAALDLAYVAAGFTDGFFETGLSPWDVAAGSLLVTEAGGLVGNFTGESDFLEQKECLAGAPRIYGQLVPLLHKYSKFAGAGEKAEARQNADKLSLSSGNGNGNGDERDQGAFE; encoded by the coding sequence ATGTCGTCCCCCAATCTGCACCCCATGCTCAACGTGGCCATCAAGGCCGCCCGCGCCGCCGGCGCCATCATCAACCGCGCTGCGCTCGACGTCGAGGCCGTGCGCGTCTCGCAGAAGCAGGTGAACGACTTTGTGACCGAGGTGGACCACGCCAGCGAAGAGACCATCATCGAAACGCTGCTCACCGCCTACCCGGGCCACGCCATCTGGGGTGAGGAGACCGGCCGCACGCGCGGCGCCCAGGATTCGGACCACGTCTGGATCATCGACCCGCTGGACGGCACCACCAACTTCATCCACGGCTTCCCGGTCTATTGCGTCAGCATCGCGCTGGCCGTCAAAGGCAAGGTCGAGCAGGCCGTCATCTACGACCCCTCGCGCAACGACCTCTTCACCGCCACCAAGGGCCGCGGCGCCTACATGAACGAGCGCCGCATCCGCGTGAGCAAGCGCACCCAGCTCTCGCAGTGCCTGATCTCCACCGGTTTCCCCTTCCGCCAGGGCGACAACTTCCCGGCCTACCTGGCCATGATGAGCGACGTGATGCAGCGCACCGCCGGCCTGCGCCGCCCGGGCGCGGCCGCGCTGGACCTGGCCTATGTGGCCGCCGGTTTCACCGATGGTTTCTTCGAGACCGGCCTGAGCCCCTGGGACGTGGCCGCCGGCTCGCTCTTGGTCACCGAGGCCGGTGGCCTGGTGGGCAACTTCACCGGTGAATCGGACTTCCTGGAACAGAAGGAATGCCTGGCCGGCGCCCCGCGCATCTACGGCCAGCTGGTGCCCCTGCTGCACAAGTACAGCAAGTTCGCCGGTGCCGGCGAGAAAGCCGAAGCGCGCCAGAACGCCGACAAGCTCAGCCTGTCCTCGGGTAACGGGAACGGCAACGGCGACGAGCGCGACCAGGGCGCTTTCGAGTAA
- a CDS encoding EAL domain-containing protein — protein MGTADDKNENTQLRARLREVELRLQERERDWELLERQRRHSEKLFSAAFDESPEAIGLSRLADGLIVDVNQEWLAVTGYTREEVIGHTVVEIGHWPDQASREAAVAALRVSGRLRDYEAIVHLKDRGKRLVRLNGTLMDVDGEKHILMYIKDITTERMAEESLRAGELALAQANEKLSAQLDLYNLTEELARVGHWSTSDGGATIHFSGGLQNIDFDKIGPVRTRGQARGRIHPDDLPVFLAARSSMDGRIVEYRSIHPDGSIYWRRSRMRRHQNSDGSITDFGVVMDVTAEMQAAHILQEKLEFIEKLTSRVPDVLFQYQHREGGQVSFPFISESVRRMFHVSPEEVRNDARKLFSMIEPQDIPALFDSMRAAFHDGASWQHEFRIRHPEGGARWVRGNSVTVREPSGELASYGAVRDITESKLAEARLQESEARFRSLTDLSSDWYWEIDENFRFTNFVGYRDGKSIMTRDESLGKTRWELGALNLGADDWDAHRRVLESHQSFRDLELQRLDADGQPYWVAVSGTPIFDGQGQFRGYRGIGRDISKRKRAEDETQRLAFYDTLTGLPNRRLLMDRLSHAQVTSARSKRYGALLFIDLDNFKDLNDTLGHDVGDLLLEQVALRLVSCLREGDTAARFGGDEFVVMLEDLSESDADAAGQAELVAEKILARLNAPYELVGRQHNSSPSIGITLFSGASLGVDELLKRADVAMYQAKAAGRNTLRFFDPQMQATVLARAALDADLRQGLQREELLLHYQPVVDGYNKIVGYEALLRWRHPGRGMVMPGEFITLAEQSGLILLIGQWVLRSACRQLVAWADQPATRKLSLAVNVSARQFRQADFVSQVQAVLDETGVDPQYLKLELTESVLISDVEDAIRKMGALRERGVRFALDDFGTGYSSLSYLKRLPLDQLKIDQSFVRDVLTDPNDAAIVRTILALAQSMDLQAVAEGVETEGQRQFLLDSGCAVFQGYLFGRPGPLGHTVIPA, from the coding sequence ATGGGTACAGCTGACGACAAGAACGAGAACACGCAACTTCGTGCCCGATTGCGCGAGGTTGAACTGCGTTTGCAGGAGCGTGAGCGGGACTGGGAGCTGCTGGAGCGTCAGCGGCGCCATAGCGAGAAACTTTTCAGCGCTGCTTTTGACGAAAGCCCGGAGGCCATCGGCCTGTCGCGCCTGGCCGATGGCCTGATCGTCGACGTCAACCAGGAGTGGCTGGCCGTCACCGGCTACACCCGCGAGGAGGTGATCGGCCATACCGTGGTGGAGATCGGGCACTGGCCCGACCAGGCCAGCCGCGAAGCGGCCGTGGCCGCCTTGCGTGTCAGCGGCCGCCTGCGGGACTACGAGGCCATCGTCCATCTCAAGGACCGGGGCAAACGCCTGGTGCGCCTCAACGGCACGCTGATGGACGTGGATGGCGAGAAGCACATCCTGATGTACATCAAGGACATCACCACCGAGCGTATGGCCGAGGAGTCGCTGCGCGCCGGTGAGCTGGCGCTGGCGCAGGCCAATGAAAAACTCAGCGCCCAGCTCGACCTGTACAACCTGACCGAGGAACTGGCCCGGGTCGGTCACTGGAGCACCAGCGACGGCGGTGCGACCATCCATTTTTCCGGCGGACTGCAGAACATCGATTTCGACAAGATCGGTCCCGTGCGCACGCGTGGCCAGGCCCGCGGCCGCATTCACCCCGACGACCTTCCGGTCTTCCTGGCGGCACGCAGCAGCATGGACGGGCGCATCGTCGAGTACCGGTCCATCCATCCTGACGGCAGCATCTACTGGCGGCGCAGCCGCATGCGGCGCCATCAGAACAGTGACGGCAGCATCACGGATTTCGGCGTGGTGATGGACGTGACGGCCGAGATGCAGGCCGCCCACATCCTGCAGGAGAAGCTCGAGTTCATCGAAAAGCTCACCAGCCGGGTGCCCGACGTGCTGTTCCAGTACCAGCACCGGGAGGGCGGCCAGGTGAGCTTCCCTTTCATCAGCGAGAGCGTACGCCGCATGTTCCATGTCTCGCCGGAAGAGGTGAGGAACGATGCAAGAAAGCTGTTCAGCATGATCGAGCCGCAGGACATACCGGCGCTGTTCGACTCCATGCGCGCGGCTTTCCACGACGGCGCTTCCTGGCAGCACGAGTTCCGCATCCGGCATCCGGAGGGGGGGGCACGCTGGGTGCGCGGCAATTCCGTCACGGTGCGCGAGCCCAGCGGCGAGCTGGCGTCCTATGGCGCCGTGCGCGACATCACCGAGAGCAAGCTGGCCGAAGCCCGGCTGCAGGAGAGCGAAGCGCGCTTCCGCAGCCTGACCGACCTCTCCTCCGACTGGTACTGGGAGATCGACGAGAACTTCCGCTTCACGAATTTCGTGGGCTACCGCGACGGCAAGTCCATCATGACCCGGGACGAGAGCCTGGGCAAGACACGCTGGGAGCTGGGCGCGCTGAACCTGGGCGCGGACGACTGGGACGCCCACCGCCGTGTGCTGGAATCGCACCAGTCCTTCCGCGACCTGGAGCTGCAGCGGCTCGACGCTGACGGGCAGCCCTACTGGGTGGCCGTCAGCGGCACGCCGATCTTCGATGGCCAGGGGCAGTTCCGCGGTTACCGCGGCATCGGGCGCGACATCAGCAAGCGCAAGCGCGCCGAGGACGAAACCCAGCGCCTGGCTTTCTACGACACCCTGACCGGCCTGCCCAACCGGCGCCTGCTGATGGACCGGCTCTCGCACGCCCAGGTCACCAGCGCGCGCAGCAAACGCTACGGTGCCCTGCTGTTCATCGACCTGGACAACTTCAAGGACCTCAACGACACGCTGGGCCACGATGTGGGCGACCTGCTGCTGGAGCAGGTCGCCTTGCGACTGGTCTCCTGCCTGCGCGAGGGCGACACGGCGGCACGTTTCGGCGGCGACGAGTTCGTGGTGATGCTGGAAGACCTGAGCGAGAGCGATGCCGATGCCGCCGGCCAGGCCGAGCTGGTGGCCGAGAAGATACTGGCCCGCCTCAACGCCCCCTACGAACTGGTGGGCCGCCAGCACAACAGTTCGCCCAGCATCGGCATCACGCTGTTTTCCGGCGCCTCGCTGGGCGTGGACGAGCTGCTCAAGCGTGCCGACGTGGCCATGTACCAGGCCAAGGCGGCCGGGCGCAACACCCTGCGTTTCTTCGACCCGCAGATGCAGGCCACGGTGCTGGCGCGCGCCGCGCTCGATGCCGACCTGCGCCAGGGCCTGCAGCGCGAGGAACTGCTGCTGCATTACCAGCCGGTGGTCGATGGCTACAACAAGATCGTCGGCTACGAGGCGCTGCTGCGCTGGCGCCATCCCGGGCGCGGTATGGTGATGCCGGGCGAGTTCATCACCCTGGCCGAGCAGTCCGGCCTGATCCTGCTGATCGGCCAGTGGGTGCTGCGCTCGGCCTGCCGCCAGCTGGTGGCCTGGGCAGATCAGCCCGCCACCCGCAAGCTCAGCCTGGCGGTCAACGTCAGCGCGCGCCAGTTCCGCCAGGCCGATTTCGTGAGCCAGGTCCAGGCCGTGCTGGACGAGACCGGTGTCGACCCGCAGTACCTGAAGCTGGAGCTGACCGAGAGTGTGCTGATCAGCGACGTGGAAGACGCCATCCGCAAGATGGGCGCCTTGCGCGAACGCGGTGTGCGTTTCGCGCTGGACGATTTCGGCACGGGTTACTCATCGCTGAGTTACCTCAAGCGCCTGCCGCTGGACCAGCTCAAGATCGACCAGTCCTTTGTGCGTGACGTGCTGACCGATCCCAACGATGCGGCCATCGTGCGCACCATCCTGGCCCTGGCCCAGAGCATGGACCTGCAGGCCGTGGCCGAGGGCGTGGAGACCGAGGGGCAGCGCCAGTTCCTGCTGGACAGCGGCTGCGCCGTGTTCCAGGGGTACCTCTTTGGTCGCCCAGGGCCGTTAGGCCACACCGTCATACCGGCATAA
- a CDS encoding DUF2256 domain-containing protein yields MTPSQDYKGNKQSLPGKPCSVCGRHMSWRKKWEKNWEQVKYCSEACRRARPAA; encoded by the coding sequence ATGACCCCGTCCCAAGACTACAAAGGCAACAAGCAGTCCCTGCCCGGCAAACCCTGCAGCGTCTGCGGCCGCCACATGAGCTGGCGCAAGAAATGGGAAAAAAATTGGGAGCAGGTCAAGTACTGCTCCGAAGCCTGCCGCCGCGCCCGGCCTGCCGCATGA
- a CDS encoding cryptochrome/photolyase family protein encodes MSTLRSLVLVLGDQLDLQATAFDGFDPAQDRVWMAEVAEESTHIPSGKPRTVLFLSAMRHFAQALAQMSRPLHYVRLDETGNRGSLAPQLAHDLATLQPQQLIMTAPGDWRVLKALQATAAAAGLPLEIRDDRHFYTTVRDFAAHARGRKSLRMEYFYREQRKKHQVLMEGEQPAGGQWNFDADNRQAFGPQGPGFVPPRSRFEPDAITREVMALVQQRFATHPGELESFAWPVTRAQALQALDDFITQRLADFGHWQDAIWPGQPWLYHAHLSAALNLKLLHPREVVARAEAAYRTGQVPLSSAEGFIRQILGWREYVRGIYWTQMPQYLEGNALDAHEDLPAWYWTGRTDLACLADAISQTLQHGYAHHIQRLMVTGLFALLYGVEPRQVHAWYLGVYVDAVEWVELPNTLGMSQYADGGLMASKPYIASGKYIERMSPLCKGCRYDPAQRTGERACPITTLYWDFLLRHEALLASNPRTALQVRNLARLDAAERLAVQARADAIRRGEVGTLD; translated from the coding sequence ATGAGCACGCTGCGCTCGCTCGTGCTGGTGCTGGGCGACCAGCTCGATCTGCAGGCGACCGCCTTCGACGGCTTCGATCCGGCGCAGGACCGCGTCTGGATGGCCGAGGTGGCCGAGGAATCCACCCACATCCCCTCCGGCAAGCCCCGCACCGTGCTTTTCCTCAGCGCCATGCGCCATTTCGCACAGGCCCTGGCACAGATGAGCCGGCCGTTGCACTACGTGCGGCTGGACGAGACCGGCAACCGAGGCAGCCTGGCGCCCCAGCTGGCGCACGACCTGGCCACCTTGCAGCCGCAGCAACTCATCATGACGGCGCCGGGCGACTGGCGCGTGCTCAAGGCCCTGCAAGCCACGGCCGCTGCCGCCGGCCTGCCCCTGGAGATCCGCGACGACCGGCATTTCTACACCACGGTGCGCGACTTCGCCGCCCATGCCCGCGGCCGCAAGAGCCTGCGCATGGAGTACTTCTACCGCGAGCAGCGCAAGAAACACCAGGTGCTGATGGAGGGCGAGCAGCCCGCCGGCGGCCAGTGGAATTTCGACGCCGACAACCGCCAGGCTTTCGGCCCCCAGGGCCCGGGTTTCGTGCCGCCGCGCAGCCGCTTCGAACCCGACGCGATCACGCGCGAGGTCATGGCCCTGGTGCAGCAGCGTTTTGCCACGCACCCGGGCGAGCTGGAGAGCTTTGCCTGGCCGGTCACGCGCGCGCAGGCCCTGCAGGCGCTCGATGACTTCATCACGCAGCGCCTGGCCGATTTCGGCCACTGGCAGGACGCGATCTGGCCGGGTCAGCCCTGGCTCTACCACGCCCACCTCTCCGCCGCCCTCAACCTCAAGCTCCTCCATCCGCGCGAGGTGGTGGCCCGGGCCGAGGCCGCGTACCGCACCGGCCAGGTGCCGCTGTCCAGCGCCGAGGGTTTCATCCGCCAGATCCTGGGCTGGCGCGAGTACGTGCGCGGCATCTACTGGACGCAGATGCCGCAGTACCTCGAAGGCAATGCGCTCGACGCCCATGAAGACCTGCCCGCCTGGTACTGGACTGGCCGCACCGATCTGGCCTGCCTGGCCGACGCCATCAGCCAGACGCTGCAGCACGGCTACGCGCACCACATCCAGCGCCTCATGGTGACCGGCCTGTTCGCCCTGCTCTATGGCGTGGAACCCCGGCAGGTGCACGCCTGGTACCTCGGCGTCTACGTGGACGCGGTGGAATGGGTGGAGCTGCCCAACACCCTGGGCATGAGCCAGTACGCCGACGGCGGCCTGATGGCCAGCAAACCCTATATCGCCAGCGGCAAATACATCGAACGCATGAGCCCCCTGTGCAAAGGCTGCCGTTACGACCCGGCCCAGCGCACCGGCGAACGCGCCTGCCCCATCACCACGCTGTACTGGGATTTCCTGCTGCGCCACGAAGCCCTGCTGGCGAGCAACCCGCGCACCGCGCTGCAGGTCAGGAACCTGGCCCGGCTGGACGCGGCCGAGCGCCTGGCCGTGCAGGCGCGTGCCGACGCCATCCGCCGCGGCGAGGTCGGCACGCTGGACTGA